The Flavobacteriales bacterium genomic interval TGGGTGCAGCGGTCATCCTGGGCTGGTTATCGAGCCTATGGCAGGTAGCGCTGGTATGGGGAATTGGTGTGACCCTGGCCATCAAGATCTGTGATAGATGGTGCCCGGCACATCTCAATCCGGCCGTCACTCTGGGCATGTGTCTGGCGCGCCACCATAGCTGGAGAAGACTGTTTCCGTATGCATTGGCCCAATTGACCGGTGCTGTGCTTGCGGCATTCTCCCTTCTCCAACTCTTCAAGAGCCCTATCGAGTCCATGGAGAAAGCAAACCTAGGCACCGATGCGGATCTCTATCATTTCGTAGCACCACTCAGGAGTCAGGAAAGTGCTCAGATGTTCGGTGAGTTCTTTCCCAATCCATCCTATGCTCACCTCATCGACATCGATTGGCCTACAGCCTTCCTGGTAGAGTTCATCGGTACGGGATTGCTCATTTACTTCATTCTTATGATCACCGAAGGGATATCGCGGTTGACCTGGAAAGTTGCTGCTTCGATCGGGCTGCTGGTGGCCTCGTTAATTGCCGTTCTGGCTCCTTTTACCCAGTGCGGCATCAATCCTGCCCGAGACCTGGGTCCTAGACTGGTGGCTTACTTCAATGGATGGGGAGAATATGCTCTCCCCGACCCTGCTCATGCCGCGATAAGCGTCTACGTATTGGCTCCTTTACTGGGGGCCATGCTGGCCGCATGGTCCTATTCAAGGTATAGGGTCAATCCGAAGTGAACCGGTAGAACAGCACTGGTTTGAGCACGATTCCTTGCGAGAGGGGTGAATTGAGCGGCTTGCGATCATCGTTCAGATCCACTGCGCCAAATGAGAGATCCACTCCTTCTCCGATCGGATATCGATCATATGCCCGCAATACCGAATGACCCACTTGTAGATTCAGCACCAACTTCTCTGTGAGATAGAGATCTGAGAACAGTGTCACCGTATTGTCGGCCACTTCCAGATAGGAATTCGCTGCAGAGAGATTGAATGAATATTTCCTTCCTACATAATTGAATCCGGCCATCCATCGGTCGTTCAGCGTACGCCTGATAGATGCGGACATAGGTACAGTGAGTTCCAGTCGGGTGCGCTCATCGATCTGCCAATCGGCTCCGAAGAGAGGTAGTAAGAGCAGCCCGAAAAGGTCGTCATTCATATACATACCGAACTTGTACCTGAGTCCCGGACGCTTCTTGTAGTAGAAAAGATGGAAGAAGCCCAGTTGGACATCTCTTGCGAGAATCTTCCCGTCATCTTTGTTGATCTTGGGAAGAAGTAGGGTCATGTATTCCCACTTGTCACTGTCCGATCTCCACGTATTCCGCACCCCTCCTATCAGGCCAACGGAACTCACTCTGAGATCATCGATGGTGCTCCATGTTGCATTAGCCCCTAAAATGATGTAATCGCCATTGTCCTGTTCGAAGGGTAGGAAGGCTCCGAGATGCACATCTGCGATATCCACTGACGATGCCGCTGAGTCTTGATATTGATTCTCCGGAGAGAGCCGATAGTCCAACTTGAAGACATCAACGAATTGCTGTGCTCCGGCCAGAAGAGGAAAAAGAAGGACGACACTCAGGACCCATCTCATTCCACAAGTATGCGAATCCC includes:
- a CDS encoding aquaporin, whose protein sequence is GAAVILGWLSSLWQVALVWGIGVTLAIKICDRWCPAHLNPAVTLGMCLARHHSWRRLFPYALAQLTGAVLAAFSLLQLFKSPIESMEKANLGTDADLYHFVAPLRSQESAQMFGEFFPNPSYAHLIDIDWPTAFLVEFIGTGLLIYFILMITEGISRLTWKVAASIGLLVASLIAVLAPFTQCGINPARDLGPRLVAYFNGWGEYALPDPAHAAISVYVLAPLLGAMLAAWSYSRYRVNPK